The genome window CCGGCAGCAGCCACACCCGCGGCAGCGCCGCCAGGCGCGGCCCCAGCAGCGCATCCAGTTCGTCGGGCAGCAGCGGCCACGGCAACGCCAGCGGCGCGCCCAGCTCGGACTCGACCTGCCGCGCCAGCATCAGTTGCTCGCCCTGGCGCCACAGCAGCAGCCGCGCCTGCGACCAGCCCAGCTGCAGCTGCCAGCGCGGCGGCAGCCACGCCATCAGCGACCGCTGCCACCAGGACAGCAGCCCGCCCGCACCGGGGGCGATGCGTACGCCAAGTTTGTCCATCGTGTCGCGCCACGCCGTCATCGCACCGTCGTTCCTTCTTCCCAACGCAGCACAGTGTAGGCGGAGCCCGGCAGCGCCGACGAGCCTGGGCGCACCACCGCGCGCAACACGCCCTCGCGGCCATTGCCCAGCCGCGCCCGGCTTTCGATGCTGTAGGTGCCGCCACCGCCCAGGCCGACCATGCCGAGCTGGGTCTGGTCGGTGCGTTCGCGCTGCGCCAGCACCTGCTGCGCGTCCAGGCCGAGCGCGGTCAGCACCGGCCCCGGCGCGAAGTCCGGTGTCGGCCGCGACACGCCGGCGTACAGGGTCAGGTTGGGCAGCAGCTTGGCGTACAACGCAGGGTCCATCCCCAGCACCAGTTGCAGTTCGGCCAGGCTCTCGAACGGCGCATCCTTGGCGCCGTAGGGCAGGCCGGCGGCGGCGTAATCCGGATCCTCGGCGCCGTTGGGCTGGGTCAGGTTGTCCGGATCGCGCCAGTCCACGATCGCCGCGGCGATGCGCTCGGCGCGCTGCGGATCCTCGCCGACCGCGCGCACCAGCGCCGCCAGCAGCGGCGCATCGGCCATGTTCAGGTCGACCTTGCCGCTCTCGTCGGTGACCCGCAGGTCGACCGTGGCGCCTTCGTACTGCCAACGGTAGCGCCGGCCGTCGGCACGCCAGCCCGGCTGCGTGGCGGTGCCGGCGAGCCGGGTCAGCGCGTATTCCAGGCCGGCGCGGGCGCGCTCCTGCGCCTCGGCGCCGTCGCCGAGCACCTTGCCCTGCAGGTTCTCGGTGCGCGCGGTCAGCGCGAAGGCGCCGATCAGGGCGGTCAGCAGCGCGATCAGCCACAGCACCAGCACCAGCGCCGCGCCGCGGTTGTTGCGTGCCGCGCTCACTGCCGCATCTCCGCGCCGCCGGCCTGGCGCAGCGCCACCACCAGCGGCGGCCACGCCACGCCGTCACCGCTGCGCAGCTCGATCGAGACCAGCAGCGGCAGCGTGTCGGTGCGCTCCCAGCGCTCCTGCCACGGGCCGATGGTGCCGCGCTCCGGGTCCAGGCCGCGGTAGCGGAAGCGCACCTCGCGCAGGTCGCGCGCCAGCGGCTCGGGCGGACGCGGCGGCGTCTCGGCCAGTTGCTTGCCGGCCTGTACCTGCACCAGCGCGATCGTCAGCTGCCGGTGGTCGCCGTCGCCGCTGACCCGCAGGTCGTGCAGGTAGGGGCCGCCGCGGCCGAGGTACTCGGGCAGATCGGCCACGAACTGCATGCGCTGCGGTTCGCCGACGAAGCGCACCGGCTGCAGGGTGTGCGTGTCGATGTCCAGCGGCAGCGACTGCGCGCCGCTCAGGCGCCGGCGCAGGAAGCCCTCGACCGCACGCATGCGTTCGCTGCGCCCGGCGATCGCCTCGCCGCGGCCGCTGATCGCCATCGCCGAGCGCAGCGTGGCGAAGGCCAGGGTCAGGCCGCCGACCAGCAGCACCGTGGCCAGCAGCACCTCGATCAAGGTGAAGCCGCGCATCCCGGCGCGGCGCGGCGCGCGCAGGCTCATTGCGGCACCCCGGCGCTCTGCGGCGCGACCAGGCGCAGGGTCTTCCACTGCAGCGCCTGCGCCGGCGCCTCGCCCCAGCGCACCTGCAGGGTCAGTTGCAGCAGGGTCGGCGCGCCGGGCACCACCGCCGCATCCGGCGGCCGCCGCGGATCCGCGTAGGGCGCCACGTCCAGGGTCCAGCGGTAGCCGCCCTGCTCCAGCGTGCCCTGGCTGCGCCCCGGCTGCAGCGGCTGCTCCACGCCCTGCGCCGCCAGCAGCGACTGCGCGTACAGGGTGGCGCGGCTCAGTTGATCGGCACGCTGCACCTGGCGCGCGGCGCCGGACAGCGAGCCGAGCAGCAGGGTCAGCGCCAGCGCCAGCAGCGCGAACGCCACGATCACCTCGATCAGGGTGTAGCCGCGCTGGCGGTTCATGAGCCCGCCTGCTCCGGCGCACGCCCGACCGTGACCTCGCCGGTCAGCCAGGTCACGTCGATGCGCCAGCGCGCCTGGCGCGCCTGCAGCTCGATGCGCCCGCCGGTGGAGGCGCCGTCCTCGAAGAACTGGATCGCGCCCTCGCCGTCGCGGCGCTGCGCCTGGCGCGCGCCGGTGAAGCGGATCGTCAGCGACGGCGGAATCTCGCCGTGGCGGCCGTTGGGCGCCTGCCAGCGGTGCGCCTGCGGGTCGATCAGAAAGCGCTGCGGCTGGCCGCTGGCGATCGCCTGGGTGCGGGTGTAGCGCAGTTGCGAGGCGATCTCCTTGGCCGCCGAGCGCAGGCGCATGCCGTCGATGCCGCCGGTCAGCACCGAGGCCGCCAGCAGCGCGGCGATCGCGATCAGGCCCACCACCAGCAGCATCTCCAGCAGCGACACGCCGCGCATGCGCGCACGCGCAGCCGGCGCGCCCGCCGGCGCGCCGAAGCGCAGCGCGCCGGCAGGGGCCTGGATCACGGCGCCGGATCACTCGTACTTGATGTCGGCGTCGTAACTGCTGCCGCCGGGCTGGCCATCCTTGCCGAGGCTGATCAGGTCGAACGGGCGGCCTTCGCCGGGCACCTTGTACTCGATCGGGTGGCCCCAGGGGTCGTTCAGTTCGGCGGGCTTGGCGTACGGGCCGAGCCAGCCGCTGACGCCGCCCGGCGCGGTGACCAGGTCGTCGAGCTTGGACGGCAGCTTGCCGGTATCGAGCTGGTAGTTGTCGACCTTGCCGGCCAGGGTCTGGATCTGCGACTTGGCCAGGTTGGCCTTGCCGCGGTCGGCGCCGCCGAGCACGCGGCTGCCGACCAGGGTCAGCACCGCGCCGATCAGCACGATGACGATGATGATTTCCAGCAGGCTCATGCCCGCCTGGCGTGCGGCGGACGGGGAACGGGTCAGGGAGCGGCGGAGAGTACGCATTGCATCGGATCCTTGCGGTGGAAGACCTATGTAGCCGAACACGGTGACGATGGCTGCCGGCGCCAGCCGGCGGTACAGCGGCGCGTCACGCACGCCGTCACACCTGGCAGCGGAGGATCCGTGCCGCGCGCACGCACGGCCGCGGCCGGCGCGCGCGGCGCCGCTGGCAATGGGACAGGGGCGACGGCCGAAGGTTCCCGCCCGGGACCGCGCGGCGTCACAGTCCGCGACAGCCGTCCGAGGCCAGGCCATGCGCGGGCGTGCGGCGCCCCATCCGCCATGGCGCGCCGCGCGGGCGCTGCGGGCAAGGCCACCGCGCTGCATGGCGCCGCAGTCCCGGCGCCGGACACGCCGGCCCGGCCCGCCATGACCTCACCCAATCGCATTGGTAAGGTCGTAGAGGGGGACGAGGACGGAGATGATCACCAGGCCGACCACCGAGGCCAGGACCAGGGTGATCGCCGGCACCATCGCCGCCAGCAGGCGGTCGATGGCCTGCGCGGTCTCCTGCTCGAAGGTGTCGGCGGTCTTCAGCAGCATGATGTCCAGCGCGCCCGATTCCTCGCCGACCTGGATCATCTGCAGGGCCAGGCGCGGGAAGCGCTTGCCCTTGGACAGCGAGGCCGACAGCCCGTGGCCGTTCTTGACGTCGTCGGCGGCGGCGCCGACGTCGGCGGTCAGCGCCAGGTTCGACAGCACGTTGCGGGAGATGCCCAGCGCCGCCAGCAGCGGCACGCCGTTGCGCAGCAGGGTGCCGAGGGTGCGGGTCAGGCGCGCGGTCTCCAGCCGCGAAATCAGCACGCCGACGAAGCGCTGGCGCAGCAGCCAGGCGTCGAAGCTGGCGCGGAACGCGGGGTCGCGGCGCTTGCGGTCCACCGCCAGGATGATCACCCCGGGCACCACCAGCAGCACGATCCACCAGTCGCGCACGAACAGGCCCACGCTCAGCACCGCCTGGGTGAACCACGGCAGGGCCACGTCCAGGCTCTCGTACATCTGCGCGAACTGCGGCACCACGTAGCCGAGCAGGAACAGCAGCGCGCAGCCGACCACGCTGACCAGGATCGCCGGATAGATCAGTGCGTTGATCACCCGCCCGCGCAGTTCGCGGCTGCGTTCCAGGTATTCGGCCAGGCGCTGCAGGGTGTCGTGCAGGCTGCCGCCGGCCTCGCCGGCGCGCACCATGTTGATGTACAGGCGCGAGAACAGCCCGTGCTGGCGCTCCAGCGCGGTGGACAGCGGCGCGCCGCCGCGCACCGCGTCGCGGATGTCGCCGACGGTGCGCTTGGAGCGTTCGTCCTCGGGCAGCTCGAGCAGGATCGACAGCGCGCGGTCCAGCGGCTGGCCGGCGCCGAGCAGGGTCGCCAATTGCTGGGTGAACTGCACCAGCGCCGCGCCGTCGAACGGCTTGGGTCGGAACAGCCCACGCAACGAGGTGCCACCGCCCTCGGCGGCGAGCCGGGCCTGCATCGGCATGTGCCCCTGCTCCTGCAGGCGCAGCGCCACCTCCGCCTCGCTGGCGGCTTCCATCTGCCCTTCCAGGATCTCGCCGTGCGAGTCCAGGGCCTTGTAGCGGTACAGGGGCATCAGGGCTGGGAATGGGGAATGGGGAATCGGGAGTGGGAAAGCGCGTCGTGCACGTTCGCTGCGTACCCGGGCGCCGGCCGCGAGCGCATGGCGAAGCACCACGCTGCCATCGCCGGAGCGCATGCCGCGCGCATCAGGTTTCCTCCGTCACGCGCAGCACTTCCTCGATCGTGGTCTGGCCGCTGAGCGCCTTGGCCAGGCCGTCCTCGTACATGGTGCGCATGCCGGCCTCGCGCGCCAGTTGCTCGATCTCGCCCATGCCGGCGTGGCGCATCACCGCACGCCGCAGCGCGTCGTTCATCACCAGGAATTCCATGATGGTGGTACGGCCCACGTAGCCGGTCGGGGCGAGCGCCGAGGGCCGCGGGCGGTACAGGAAGATCTCGCCCTCCGGCTGCAGCCGGCGCAGCTCGAACTTCTCGATCTCTTCCGGCGAGGCCGCATAGCGCTCGGCGTGGGTCGGCTCCAGCCGCCGCACCAGGCGCTGGGCGAGGATGCCGTTGATGGTGGAGGTCAGCAGGTAGTCCTCCACACCCATGTCGAGCAGGCGGGTGATGCCGCCGGCGGCGTTGTTGGTGTGCAGGGTGGACAGCACCAGGTGGCCGGTCAGCGCGGACTGGATGGCGATGCGCGCGGTTTCCAGGTCGCGCATTTCGCCGATCATGATGATGTCCGGGTCCTGGCGCACGATGCTGCGCAGCGCATGCGAGAAATCCAGGCCGATCTGCGGCTTGGCCTGGATCTGGTTGATGCCCTCGATCTGGTATTCGACCGGGTCCTCGACGGTGATGATCTTGACGTCGGCGGTGTTGAGCTGGCTCAGCGCGGTGTACAGCGTGGTGGTCTTGCCCGAGCCGGTGGGGCCGGTGACCAGCAGGATGCCGTGCGGCTGCTCCAGCACCTTGCGGAACTGCGGCAGGAACGCGTCGGTGAAGCCGAGCCGGTGGAAGTCGAATACCACGGTCTCGCGGTCGAGCAGGCGCATCACCACGCTCTCGCCGTGCGCGGTGGGCACGGTGCTCACGCGCAGGTCCAGTTCCTTGCCCTGCACCCGCAGCATGATGCGGCCGTCCTGCGGCAGGCGGCGCTCGGCGATATTGAGCTTGGCCATGATCTTGACGCGGCTGATCACCGCCGCGGTCAGGTTGGCCGGGGGGCTCTCGCCGTCGATCAGCACGCCGTCGACGCGGTAGCGCACCTTCAGCCGGCTCTCGAACGGTTCGATGTGGATGTCCGAGGCGCGCAGTTCCACCGCGCGCTGGATCACCAGGTTCACCAGCCGGATCACCGGCGCCTCGGAGGCGAGATCGCGCAGGTGTTCGATGTCGTCGGCGGCGACGCTGTCGCCGTCGGCGGTCTCCACGATCGCGCCCATCGCGCTGCGGCCCTGGCCGAACCAGCGCTCGATCAGGTCGTCGATCTCCGAGCGCAGGCCGACCCGCGGCAGCACCTGCAGGCCGGTGGCCAGGCGTACCGCGTCGGCGGCATAGGCGTCGTGCGGATCGGCCATCCACAGTTCCAGCACGCCGTCGCGCTCGCCCAGCGGACACACATGGAACTGCTTGAGGAAGCGCAGCGACAACGGTTGCGCCTCGGGCAGGCTTTCCGGCGCGGTGGCCGGCAGCTGCTTGGCGTCCAGCAGCGGCAGGCCCAGGACCTCGGCGCTGAGTTCGGCATGGTCGCGCTCGGAGACCAGGCCCAGGCGCGCCAGCAGCGCCAGCAGGCCGCCGCCGGACTCGCGCTGCAACTGCCGCGCGCGCGCCAGGTCGCCGTCCTTGAGCCGGCCCTTGGCCAGCAACGCCTCGATGATGCGGGTTTCGGGCGTATCGACGGCGACGGCAGTGTCCTTCACGAGCGCGTTCACGCTATCCCTCCCAGATGACCGTGCGACTTTAGCAGTTCGGCGCGACCCGACGCCGAATCCGGCGCGCGCCGTCGCCACTGTCTACCGGGCGGCAGGGTGCCGACCCGGCGGCGCCCGTCGCGGTCATCGCACTGACATGCCGGAAGGATAAGCTGAGCGGGCGCGCAGCGCGCCGCCGCGGCCACCAGCACCTGGTGTTCCATGCGCTCGGCGACTCGGCGATCGTCGGGCCGGTGCGCCGGCCCCAGACGCAGGAAACCCGGCCGGAGCCGGGTTTCCAGGGACTGCGTGGCGCTTCCCTGCGCCGCGTGCGCTTACTGGCGCGCGACCAGGCTGACGCCGCTGTAGGCGCTCTCGCCGACCAGCTTGATGTAGTAGGTGCCGGCCTGCGGCGCGGTGAAGCGCACCGTCTCGTTGTTGCCCGGACGGGTCGACTTGGCGTCGGCGTTGCCGGCACTCGGCTCCTTGCCGAAGCTCACGTACAGCGAGACGTTGCCGCTGCCGCCGTAGGTGAGGAAGCTCAGCACCGCACCGGCCTTGGCCTCGAAGCTGTACAGCGCCTCGTTGCCCGCGGCACCGGCCAGACCCGCGACCGCCACCTTGTTGGTCAGCGCGGTCGCGGTCGGCGCGCACTGCTCGGTGGCCGGATCGCACGGCTCTTCCAGCGCCTTGGCCAGCGCGGCCTTGGCATCGACGATGCCGGTGCCGATCGGGGTACTGGACGGGATCGACACCGGGAACGGTCGCGCGGTCTGCTTGAGCAGGGTCTCCAGCGCGGCCGGGGTCAGCGGCGCCTTGCCCGCGGCGATCAGCGCGCTCTGCACCAGCGCCGCCACCGCCGCCACGTGCGGCGAGGCCATCGAGGTGCCGCCCATGCCCATGTAGGTGTAGCTGCCGGAGGTGGGCGTGGTCGCGCCGGTGTAGCCGTTCTGCCAGACGTAGCCGCCCGGGTTGCCGTCGACGCTGCCGCCGCCGCCGGGACCGGACAGGTCCACCTTGGCGCCGTAGTTGGAGTAATAGGTGATGCCGCCGGTGATGCGGGTGGCGCCGACCGCGATCACGTTGTCGCAGCTGGCCGGGCTGAAGTTGGCGGCGTTGGCGGTGTTGTTGCCGGCGGCCACCACCACCGTGGTGCCGCGCGACACCGCGCCGTTGATCGCGTCCTGGGTGACGCTGTCGCAGGCGCCGCTGCCGCCCAGCGACATGTTGATCACTTCGGCCGGGTTCTGGTTGGCCGGCACGCCGGACACGGTGCCGCCCGAGGCCCAGATGATCGCGTCGGCGATGTCGGAGGTGTAGCCGCCGCACTTGCCGAGCACGCGCACCGGCAGCACGGTGGCGTTGGGCGCCACGCCGGCCATGCCGACGCCGTTGTTGGTCGCTTCGGCCACGGTGCCGGCGACGTGGCTACCGTGCCAGGAGCTGTCCTCGGCCGACGAGCCGGTGTAGCACTCGTTGGCGTTCTCGACCCAATCGCCGTAGTCCAGCGCGCCCGGTACGCGGGCATCGGTCGGACGCCGCGAGGTCGCCGCGTCGGAAATGAAGTCGTAGCCCTGCAGCAGGTTCACCGCCACGTCCGGATGGTTCGGCAGGATGCCGGTATCGAGCACCGCCACCACCACGCCGTCGCCCTTGGACACGTCCCACGCGGCCGGCGCGTTGATGCCGCCGTTGGCGTTGCTGTAGTGCCACTGGTACTGCGCGTACAGCGGATCGTTGGGCACGAACTGCGGCTGCACCTGCGCCTTGGCCCGCAGCACTTCCACCGGCCGCAGCTTGGCGTCGACCTGCGCGTATTTCACCGCCGGGTCGGCGGCGATTTCCGCCACCACCTTGTCCACGTCGGCCTTGCTCAGCTTGCCGGTCAGGCGGATCAGGTCCGCGCCGATGCCCAGGGTGCGCACGTACTCGGCGCGCACGCTGGCCGCGGCCGCGCGCGAGATGCCGTTGCCGCCGCCGAGGCTGGCGCGGCCCACCGCCGACTGCACCGCCGACAGCTTGGCGCTGCGGTCGCTGGCCGCGGCGCTGCCGGCGTTGTAGCGCACCAGGATGCGGTTGGAGGTCACCGCATCGGCCGGCGCGGACCTGCCCGGCTCCTTGACCGGCAGCGGCGCCGAAGCGCCGGCCGCGACTGCGCTCGAGGCGCCCAGCGACATCGCCAGCATGGCGGCGGCGATGGCATTGATACGAAGGTTTTGCTTGTCGATCACGTTGACGTCCTCTTCAAAGTTTCGTGGATCAGGCGACAGTTGCGGCCGTAAAACTCCCTTTTCCGAATCCGTTGGCCGGCCCAGCCAAGGTCCTGTGGTCTGCCCCCTCAGGCCGTTGAGTGGCGGACGGCGGCACGCGCCGCCGTCCGCGATGGATCACCAGCCGAAACCGGCACCGATGCCGATGGAGCTGTCGTCGCCGCTGAAGGCACCGCCGATGGTCACCGTGGCGCGGTCGCTGAAGGCGCGCTGGTAACCCACCGACAGCGCCGACTCGCCGTTCTGGAAGCCGATGCCGGCGCCGACCCGGTTCTGGGTGCGGATGCCGGCGGCGCTGGTGGCCATGTTGAGCATGGCCGCGCTCATCGCGCCCTGGCGGTCGATGCGGCGGTCCTGGTCGCGCAGGCGCGCATCGACGTCGCCGCGCAGCACCTCGAAGCTGTCGGCCATGGTGCCGAAGCGCGCATCGGTGTACGACTTGGCGGTGGCCACACCGTTGTCGAGCTGGCTCTTGTTGACCGCATCGGTGGCCTGGGTGCCGGCGGCGACGTGGGCGAGCTGGCGCTCGTTGCCGGCGCTGCCGATCGAGACCGTCTGTGCGCGATCGGCCACCGACCCCTGGCCCAGCGCCACCGCGCCCTGCGCCGTGGCGCTGGCGCCCTGGCCGATGGCGGTGCCCGAGGCCGCGCTGACGCTGGCGCCCTCGCCCATCGCCACCGCATTGGTCGCCACCGCCGCGATGTGGCTGTTGGCGCCCACCGCGGTGCTGCCGTCGGCATTGACCTTGGCGTTGCTGCCGATCGCGGTGTCGTTGGGGCCGTGCGCGTAGGCGCTGCCGCCGATCGCGGTGCCGGTGACGTCGTTGGCGCGTGCGGCAGCGCCGACCGCGGTGGCAGCGGCGGCCACCGCCGTGCTTTCGCCGACCTGCGCGGTGCCGATGCTGCCGGACACCGGCGTCGCCGCCGCGGTTGCAGCCGTCGCGGCCGATG of Xanthomonas sacchari contains these proteins:
- a CDS encoding general secretion pathway protein GspK, encoding MSAARNNRGAALVLVLWLIALLTALIGAFALTARTENLQGKVLGDGAEAQERARAGLEYALTRLAGTATQPGWRADGRRYRWQYEGATVDLRVTDESGKVDLNMADAPLLAALVRAVGEDPQRAERIAAAIVDWRDPDNLTQPNGAEDPDYAAAGLPYGAKDAPFESLAELQLVLGMDPALYAKLLPNLTLYAGVSRPTPDFAPGPVLTALGLDAQQVLAQRERTDQTQLGMVGLGGGGTYSIESRARLGNGREGVLRAVVRPGSSALPGSAYTVLRWEEGTTVR
- a CDS encoding type II secretion system protein J, whose protein sequence is MSLRAPRRAGMRGFTLIEVLLATVLLVGGLTLAFATLRSAMAISGRGEAIAGRSERMRAVEGFLRRRLSGAQSLPLDIDTHTLQPVRFVGEPQRMQFVADLPEYLGRGGPYLHDLRVSGDGDHRQLTIALVQVQAGKQLAETPPRPPEPLARDLREVRFRYRGLDPERGTIGPWQERWERTDTLPLLVSIELRSGDGVAWPPLVVALRQAGGAEMRQ
- the xpsI gene encoding type II secretion system protein XpsI, whose protein sequence is MNRQRGYTLIEVIVAFALLALALTLLLGSLSGAARQVQRADQLSRATLYAQSLLAAQGVEQPLQPGRSQGTLEQGGYRWTLDVAPYADPRRPPDAAVVPGAPTLLQLTLQVRWGEAPAQALQWKTLRLVAPQSAGVPQ
- the xpsH gene encoding type II secretion system protein XpsH, whose product is MRGVSLLEMLLVVGLIAIAALLAASVLTGGIDGMRLRSAAKEIASQLRYTRTQAIASGQPQRFLIDPQAHRWQAPNGRHGEIPPSLTIRFTGARQAQRRDGEGAIQFFEDGASTGGRIELQARQARWRIDVTWLTGEVTVGRAPEQAGS
- the gspG gene encoding type II secretion system major pseudopilin GspG, encoding MRTLRRSLTRSPSAARQAGMSLLEIIIVIVLIGAVLTLVGSRVLGGADRGKANLAKSQIQTLAGKVDNYQLDTGKLPSKLDDLVTAPGGVSGWLGPYAKPAELNDPWGHPIEYKVPGEGRPFDLISLGKDGQPGGSSYDADIKYE
- the xpsF gene encoding type II secretion system protein XpsF, with protein sequence MPLYRYKALDSHGEILEGQMEAASEAEVALRLQEQGHMPMQARLAAEGGGTSLRGLFRPKPFDGAALVQFTQQLATLLGAGQPLDRALSILLELPEDERSKRTVGDIRDAVRGGAPLSTALERQHGLFSRLYINMVRAGEAGGSLHDTLQRLAEYLERSRELRGRVINALIYPAILVSVVGCALLFLLGYVVPQFAQMYESLDVALPWFTQAVLSVGLFVRDWWIVLLVVPGVIILAVDRKRRDPAFRASFDAWLLRQRFVGVLISRLETARLTRTLGTLLRNGVPLLAALGISRNVLSNLALTADVGAAADDVKNGHGLSASLSKGKRFPRLALQMIQVGEESGALDIMLLKTADTFEQETAQAIDRLLAAMVPAITLVLASVVGLVIISVLVPLYDLTNAIG
- the gspE gene encoding type II secretion system ATPase GspE gives rise to the protein MNALVKDTAVAVDTPETRIIEALLAKGRLKDGDLARARQLQRESGGGLLALLARLGLVSERDHAELSAEVLGLPLLDAKQLPATAPESLPEAQPLSLRFLKQFHVCPLGERDGVLELWMADPHDAYAADAVRLATGLQVLPRVGLRSEIDDLIERWFGQGRSAMGAIVETADGDSVAADDIEHLRDLASEAPVIRLVNLVIQRAVELRASDIHIEPFESRLKVRYRVDGVLIDGESPPANLTAAVISRVKIMAKLNIAERRLPQDGRIMLRVQGKELDLRVSTVPTAHGESVVMRLLDRETVVFDFHRLGFTDAFLPQFRKVLEQPHGILLVTGPTGSGKTTTLYTALSQLNTADVKIITVEDPVEYQIEGINQIQAKPQIGLDFSHALRSIVRQDPDIIMIGEMRDLETARIAIQSALTGHLVLSTLHTNNAAGGITRLLDMGVEDYLLTSTINGILAQRLVRRLEPTHAERYAASPEEIEKFELRRLQPEGEIFLYRPRPSALAPTGYVGRTTIMEFLVMNDALRRAVMRHAGMGEIEQLAREAGMRTMYEDGLAKALSGQTTIEEVLRVTEET
- a CDS encoding S8 family peptidase, which produces MIDKQNLRINAIAAAMLAMSLGASSAVAAGASAPLPVKEPGRSAPADAVTSNRILVRYNAGSAAASDRSAKLSAVQSAVGRASLGGGNGISRAAAASVRAEYVRTLGIGADLIRLTGKLSKADVDKVVAEIAADPAVKYAQVDAKLRPVEVLRAKAQVQPQFVPNDPLYAQYQWHYSNANGGINAPAAWDVSKGDGVVVAVLDTGILPNHPDVAVNLLQGYDFISDAATSRRPTDARVPGALDYGDWVENANECYTGSSAEDSSWHGSHVAGTVAEATNNGVGMAGVAPNATVLPVRVLGKCGGYTSDIADAIIWASGGTVSGVPANQNPAEVINMSLGGSGACDSVTQDAINGAVSRGTTVVVAAGNNTANAANFSPASCDNVIAVGATRITGGITYYSNYGAKVDLSGPGGGGSVDGNPGGYVWQNGYTGATTPTSGSYTYMGMGGTSMASPHVAAVAALVQSALIAAGKAPLTPAALETLLKQTARPFPVSIPSSTPIGTGIVDAKAALAKALEEPCDPATEQCAPTATALTNKVAVAGLAGAAGNEALYSFEAKAGAVLSFLTYGGSGNVSLYVSFGKEPSAGNADAKSTRPGNNETVRFTAPQAGTYYIKLVGESAYSGVSLVARQ